A stretch of the Aphis gossypii isolate Hap1 chromosome 2, ASM2018417v2, whole genome shotgun sequence genome encodes the following:
- the LOC114127795 gene encoding casein kinase II subunit beta-like: MNLSPWMQQLLNKPENSFMCAVDSSYVLDKFNLVGLEEIMPDYQTAARVVLQPYSRVAADSNAQSEAELFYGLVHARYVMTPRGIAKILEKYVAGCFGHCPRDKCKRFSVLPIGLSDEVGADTVRIYCPRCTEVYVPPAGTKGAAVDGAYFGTGLPHMVFMTRPEYTPLRLNDRYVAKLYGFRVHDSAYDLQRHEGNEQRRSVQQRAGSTSAAMTTSAGNRAKNSTVTSSILGTTSTAHRLTPPARHHKL, from the exons ATGAATCTTTCCCCGTGGATGCAACAGCTGTTGAACAAGCCGGAAAACTCTTTCATGTGTGCCGTCGATTCATCGTATGTCCTTGACAAGTTCAATCTCGTCGGGTTGGAGGAAATAATGCCGGACTACCAGACGGCGGCCCGTGTCGTGCTCCAGCCGTACTCACGCGTCGCAGCCGATTCCAACGCTCAATCGGAGGCCGAGTTGTTTTACGGTCTGGTACATGCCCGATACGTAATGACGCCTCGTGGCATCGCCAAAATACTTGAGAAATACGTGGCCGGTTGTTTTGGACACTGTCCGCGAGATAAATGCAAACGGTTTTCCGTCTTGCCCatag GGCTCAGCGACGAAGTCGGAGCGGACACGGTGAGAATCTACTGTCCCCGGTGCACGGAAGTGTACGTCCCTCCGGCGGGGACGAAAGGGGCGGCTGTCGACGGTGCATATTTCGGCACCGGTTTACCGCATATGGTGTTCATGACACGGCCCGAGTACACGCCGCTGCGGCTTAATGATCGGTATGTGGCCAAGCTTTACGGGTTCCGAGTTCACGATTCGGCTTACGACTTGCAGCGACACGAGGGCAACGAGCAAAGACGAAGCGTGCAACAGCGTGCCGGCTCCACCTCCGCCGCGATGACCACCTCCGCTGGCAACCGTGCCAAAAACTCGACCGTCACTTCATCAATCCTTGGCACCACTTCCACCGCCCATCGTTTAACACCGCCGGCCAGACATCACaaattgtaa